Proteins encoded by one window of Acidobacteriota bacterium:
- a CDS encoding TonB-dependent receptor, producing MISIFSGLFHRERRSAPLFSCVLASIVLLWPGASSWAGEDAPAPPADGRVQVDGAEGSVTDALQGKEGMRIQTMCVHCNSANIQVGGLNQELAPILWDGYPLFGGMATSFVLSILPPDTVAEAQVTKGPGEARAPSPAAGGVVQLEGSRPAELPRFELTGTTGSYGLQTGVARASGNLTRWLAGRVTLGKTRVDPVDDDGDGWHDVSALEREYAEGELRLQLGRDHEVQAGASWISEDSLEGRGAFDIVSYVFDPERHAAWTREDALIGRREYRLGWRWQMKEGGTLSLKLLEATRHQDVLSQFTAVSVPGFSNEMERRLGVFQRQRWGRLQFDQPIGLSMRVSAGVEAVHDKAVAQVKDSITPVEAEYLKTWSGFVSAYWSLSSRWDLEAGLRRDDDEIFGAQTSPRVTVRFFPARGWTLRALAGRTFRVPRSIFSEVCCGQQLQRNVLEDGRILVQAEDAMTWALETTYQPSPEFKASVYLARTDFDNHILRAVGRSQSWIQTYANINVPEATSKTAELALTWKPLRGLSLDGSVGWLSFHNTSGRDPVALVRETLVLLAEVPIPMDRVPYRPTRTGSFSISYSFPKGLALSGQANYTGGMLIQQFADDPLTGSNILLPELRPTPGFWIVGLAVDIPLGRGLSLNAAGDNLGNRIQNDLGDPTTDYNWGPLTGRSWRASLRWRLD from the coding sequence GTGATCAGCATTTTTTCCGGCCTTTTTCACCGAGAGCGGCGTTCAGCGCCGCTCTTCTCCTGTGTCCTCGCCTCGATCGTCCTGCTGTGGCCCGGCGCTTCTTCTTGGGCCGGGGAGGATGCCCCGGCGCCACCCGCCGACGGCCGGGTGCAGGTGGACGGTGCCGAGGGGAGCGTGACCGATGCGCTCCAGGGCAAGGAGGGTATGCGGATCCAGACCATGTGCGTCCATTGCAACTCGGCCAACATCCAGGTCGGGGGCCTCAACCAGGAGCTGGCGCCGATACTCTGGGACGGTTATCCCCTTTTCGGCGGCATGGCGACCTCCTTCGTGCTGAGCATCCTGCCCCCGGATACGGTGGCCGAGGCCCAGGTCACCAAGGGGCCCGGTGAGGCCCGGGCGCCTTCCCCCGCGGCGGGGGGGGTGGTGCAACTCGAAGGCAGCCGACCCGCGGAGCTGCCTCGCTTCGAGCTGACCGGCACGACGGGATCCTACGGGCTGCAGACCGGGGTCGCCCGCGCTTCGGGAAATCTCACCCGCTGGCTCGCCGGTCGGGTGACCCTGGGCAAGACCCGCGTGGACCCCGTCGATGACGACGGCGACGGCTGGCACGATGTCAGCGCCCTCGAACGCGAGTACGCGGAAGGGGAGTTGCGCCTGCAGCTCGGGCGCGACCACGAGGTGCAGGCGGGAGCATCGTGGATCTCCGAAGATAGTCTCGAGGGGCGGGGCGCCTTCGATATCGTTTCTTATGTCTTCGACCCCGAGCGCCATGCGGCCTGGACCCGGGAAGATGCCCTGATCGGCCGGCGGGAATATCGTCTCGGATGGCGCTGGCAGATGAAAGAGGGGGGCACCCTCTCCCTCAAGCTTCTCGAGGCGACGCGTCACCAGGATGTGCTCAGCCAGTTCACAGCCGTCTCGGTGCCCGGCTTCTCGAACGAGATGGAACGGCGACTGGGTGTCTTCCAGCGGCAGCGTTGGGGACGGCTGCAGTTCGATCAGCCGATCGGTCTTTCCATGCGGGTGTCGGCGGGCGTCGAGGCGGTCCACGACAAGGCGGTGGCCCAGGTCAAGGACTCGATCACGCCGGTGGAAGCCGAGTACCTCAAGACCTGGTCCGGCTTCGTCAGTGCCTACTGGAGCCTGTCCTCCCGCTGGGACCTGGAAGCGGGTCTGCGCCGCGACGACGACGAGATCTTTGGCGCCCAGACCTCGCCCCGAGTGACGGTGCGCTTCTTTCCCGCCCGAGGCTGGACCCTCCGGGCCCTGGCCGGCAGGACTTTCCGGGTGCCCCGTTCGATCTTTTCCGAGGTTTGCTGCGGCCAGCAGCTGCAGCGCAACGTTCTGGAGGACGGGAGAATCCTGGTGCAGGCCGAGGACGCCATGACCTGGGCGCTGGAGACCACCTATCAGCCCTCGCCGGAGTTCAAGGCCAGCGTCTACCTGGCCCGCACCGACTTCGACAACCATATCCTCCGGGCGGTGGGGCGCAGCCAGTCCTGGATCCAGACCTACGCCAACATCAACGTGCCGGAGGCCACCTCCAAGACCGCCGAGCTGGCCCTGACATGGAAGCCGCTGAGGGGCCTCAGCCTCGATGGTTCCGTGGGCTGGCTCTCGTTCCACAACACCAGCGGGAGAGATCCCGTGGCCCTGGTCCGCGAGACCCTCGTGCTGCTGGCCGAGGTGCCGATTCCCATGGATCGGGTGCCCTACCGGCCCACCCGCACCGGTTCGTTCTCCATTTCCTACTCCTTTCCGAAGGGGCTGGCGCTCTCGGGGCAGGCCAACTACACCGGCGGGATGCTGATTCAGCAGTTCGCGGACGATCCCCTGACGGGGTCCAACATTCTCCTGCCCGAATTGCGGCCCACTCCCGGTTTCTGGATCGTCGGCCTGGCCGTCGACATCCCCCTGGGTCGTGGGCTCAGTCTCAATGCCGCCGGCGACAACCTGGGCAACCGGATTCAAAACGACCTGGGCGACCCCACCACCGACTACAACTGGGGCCCGCTCACCGGGCGCTCCTGGCGGGCCAGCCTCCGCTGGCGGCTCGACTAG
- a CDS encoding PQQ-dependent sugar dehydrogenase, with the protein MNGRQRRRGRGSAGVVVLAILGAGLLPALATDVLPWGLKIEKVLDSAVAMGDIAQSPSGELWLLEKSGTLRVFENGSEVATLTIGVSAACDAGLLDVAFAPDYGTSGLAAVYYVDTTGAARVDEIFRTATGLALGSKLLDLGSNSSGCRVGGGLATGADGKLYVAVGDLEASSEAQNDASLAGKVLRANFDGSIPGDNPDPASLVFAKGFRNGADLAVNPHTARPGGTLYGTDRGEATVHDELNAIRSGGNYGWDNTSGDSGGSYDDPLVAYNPVVGTTAVESLSSNSFGAGHDGSAVFACADVDEIRETKLSGADMDVAGASAAFYDPDGDRDGVPDTLCPQNVSALALGDDGQLYAAAEGANPGIWRIWRDTPGPREVSAPGSPFQLTVEKSGSDLTLGWENLGDLDAGRAKRNGGQHSAAYQVWEGSLPIGGSYDHTSKLTTDGNPAGPARLNATITPDAGNRYFLVSAQGDNLEGSTGLASDGAARPGPTDYCDVIGWGNLEGQCAFDFKIPGTNDVLKLTDYNPHSPTYMQELSLEDFRGIVYKLALTAENCFWCTVEAQDEAINDEKYGHRDFTFVSIFTLAYSYWTVVPPGECASRIETWANNYNSTTPILCDEDHDGDGKGDATVQWNISGGAPQNFYVDQGNVVYRYASGAQFASDVEATILPEINPETCE; encoded by the coding sequence ATGAATGGTAGGCAGAGACGACGCGGCAGGGGTAGCGCCGGGGTCGTGGTTTTGGCGATTCTTGGGGCCGGGTTGCTTCCCGCCCTGGCCACTGATGTTCTTCCCTGGGGGCTGAAAATCGAGAAGGTCCTGGACTCGGCGGTCGCCATGGGCGACATTGCCCAGTCGCCGAGTGGCGAACTGTGGCTGCTTGAAAAAAGTGGCACCCTGCGGGTCTTCGAAAACGGCTCCGAGGTGGCGACCCTCACCATCGGTGTGAGCGCGGCCTGCGATGCCGGTCTTCTCGACGTGGCCTTCGCTCCCGACTACGGCACCAGCGGCCTGGCCGCCGTCTACTACGTGGACACCACCGGCGCTGCTCGGGTCGACGAGATCTTCCGCACGGCGACAGGCCTGGCCCTGGGTTCCAAGCTGCTCGACCTGGGATCCAACTCGAGTGGTTGCCGAGTCGGCGGAGGCCTGGCCACGGGAGCGGACGGCAAACTCTACGTGGCCGTCGGCGATCTCGAGGCCTCCAGCGAGGCCCAGAACGACGCGAGCCTTGCGGGCAAGGTCCTGCGGGCCAACTTCGACGGCAGCATTCCCGGCGACAATCCGGACCCCGCCAGCCTCGTTTTCGCCAAGGGATTCCGTAACGGCGCGGATCTGGCCGTCAATCCCCACACGGCCCGTCCCGGCGGCACCCTCTATGGCACCGACAGGGGCGAGGCCACCGTCCACGACGAGCTGAACGCCATTCGTTCGGGCGGAAACTACGGCTGGGACAACACCAGCGGCGATTCCGGCGGGAGCTACGACGACCCGCTGGTGGCTTACAACCCGGTCGTGGGCACCACCGCGGTGGAGTCCCTTTCGTCCAACTCGTTCGGCGCGGGGCATGACGGCTCCGCCGTCTTCGCCTGCGCGGACGTGGACGAGATCCGGGAAACGAAGCTCTCCGGTGCGGACATGGATGTGGCCGGGGCCTCGGCGGCTTTCTACGATCCCGACGGCGATCGGGACGGTGTGCCCGATACCCTCTGCCCGCAGAACGTCAGCGCGCTGGCCCTGGGTGACGATGGCCAGCTCTACGCCGCCGCAGAGGGTGCGAATCCGGGCATCTGGCGGATCTGGCGCGATACTCCCGGTCCCCGGGAGGTTTCCGCTCCCGGATCCCCCTTCCAGTTGACGGTGGAAAAATCCGGTTCCGACTTGACCCTGGGCTGGGAGAACCTGGGAGATCTCGACGCCGGTCGGGCCAAGCGCAACGGCGGGCAGCACAGCGCGGCCTACCAGGTCTGGGAGGGCAGCCTGCCCATCGGCGGCAGCTACGATCACACCTCCAAGTTGACCACCGACGGCAATCCCGCGGGACCCGCCCGCCTGAATGCGACCATCACCCCCGACGCGGGCAATCGCTATTTCCTGGTATCGGCCCAGGGCGACAACCTCGAGGGCAGCACCGGGCTCGCCAGCGATGGCGCCGCCCGCCCGGGGCCAACGGATTACTGCGATGTCATCGGTTGGGGCAACCTGGAAGGCCAGTGTGCCTTCGACTTCAAGATCCCCGGCACCAACGACGTGCTCAAGCTGACGGACTACAACCCCCACTCGCCGACCTACATGCAGGAACTTTCCCTCGAAGACTTCCGGGGCATCGTCTACAAGCTGGCCCTGACGGCGGAGAACTGCTTCTGGTGCACGGTGGAAGCCCAGGACGAGGCGATCAACGACGAAAAGTACGGGCACCGGGACTTTACCTTCGTTTCGATCTTCACCCTGGCTTACAGCTACTGGACGGTGGTTCCGCCGGGGGAGTGCGCCAGCCGCATCGAGACCTGGGCGAACAACTACAATTCCACCACGCCGATCCTCTGTGACGAGGACCACGACGGCGACGGCAAGGGCGATGCCACCGTACAGTGGAACATCTCCGGCGGAGCCCCCCAGAATTTCTACGTCGATCAGGGCAATGTGGTCTACAGGTACGCCAGTGGCGCCCAGTTCGCTTCAGACGTGGAAGCCACGATTCTTCCCGAGATCAATCCGGAGACCTGCGAGTGA
- a CDS encoding M1 family metallopeptidase — protein sequence MGRMDPHSYTDPDQARTRHIDLEWTVDFESRRLRGVARLDFVEAGTGPVDLDTKDLDIEAVESGDGRPLDFSLAPAEGFMGARLRVERPEKVDSIRIRYGTSPGASALQWLEPQHTAGGAHPYMFSQCQPIHARSMVPLQDSARVRFSYSARITVPRPLKVVMSAAPGEETRGETTSVFSFEMPQPIPSYLLAIAVGNLASRDLGPRSRVYAEPEQLDAAAWEFAEIDRMLLAAEDLFGPYRWDRFDFVVMPPAFPYGGMENPRLTFLTPTLLAGDRSLVNVLAHELAHSWTGNLVTNATMNDFWLNEGFTVWAERRILESLAGDDAVALAAAIGRHGLEEDIQRFGEDSPFTRLENDLEGIDPDEIYSQVPYEKGCLLVQLVEKTVGREVFDRFITRYMDRFAFTSITTAEFEAFFREALPGVAEKIGMEEWIRGTGIPANAPTFHSPQLEEITALAAGWSDGDRPDPQVARQWSAELWQIYLQRLPRPISHEQCEWFDQTFSLTDSGNCEILCQWLLIAAASAWEPAYPKIRSFLGSVGRMKYLKPLYTTLHKGEKTRAMAAELFAAYGDRYHPIARGGLELILKS from the coding sequence ATGGGACGCATGGACCCTCATTCCTACACCGATCCGGACCAGGCCAGGACTCGCCATATCGACCTCGAATGGACCGTGGATTTCGAATCTCGCCGGCTGCGCGGCGTGGCCCGCCTCGATTTCGTCGAGGCCGGCACCGGGCCCGTGGATCTCGATACGAAGGACCTCGACATCGAGGCCGTCGAGAGCGGCGATGGCCGGCCTCTCGACTTCAGCCTGGCCCCGGCGGAGGGGTTCATGGGTGCGCGGCTGAGGGTCGAGCGACCGGAGAAGGTCGATTCGATCCGCATTCGCTATGGGACTTCCCCCGGGGCCTCCGCGTTGCAGTGGCTCGAGCCCCAGCATACGGCCGGGGGGGCGCACCCCTACATGTTCAGTCAATGTCAGCCGATCCATGCGCGGTCGATGGTCCCCCTGCAGGATTCGGCCCGCGTGCGGTTCAGCTACAGTGCGCGAATCACTGTCCCCAGGCCCCTGAAGGTGGTGATGTCCGCTGCGCCCGGGGAGGAGACGCGCGGCGAGACGACCTCGGTCTTCAGTTTCGAGATGCCTCAGCCGATTCCCTCCTACCTGCTGGCCATCGCCGTTGGAAACCTGGCGTCCAGGGATCTCGGGCCGCGTTCGAGGGTTTACGCCGAGCCGGAGCAGCTCGATGCGGCAGCCTGGGAGTTCGCCGAAATCGATCGCATGCTGCTGGCGGCCGAGGATCTCTTCGGCCCCTATCGCTGGGATCGTTTCGACTTCGTCGTCATGCCGCCGGCCTTTCCCTACGGCGGCATGGAAAACCCCCGCTTGACCTTCCTCACGCCCACGCTCCTGGCGGGCGACCGATCTCTGGTCAATGTCCTGGCTCACGAGCTGGCTCACTCCTGGACAGGCAACCTGGTCACCAACGCGACGATGAACGACTTCTGGCTCAACGAGGGTTTTACGGTGTGGGCCGAACGCCGGATTCTCGAGTCCCTGGCAGGCGACGATGCGGTGGCATTGGCCGCGGCGATCGGGCGCCACGGGCTGGAAGAGGACATTCAGCGTTTCGGCGAAGATTCTCCCTTCACCAGGCTGGAAAACGACCTCGAGGGCATCGACCCCGACGAGATCTACTCCCAGGTGCCCTACGAAAAGGGCTGTTTGCTGGTGCAGCTTGTCGAGAAGACGGTCGGGCGAGAGGTCTTTGACCGCTTCATCACGCGCTACATGGATCGTTTCGCCTTCACCTCGATCACGACCGCGGAATTCGAGGCCTTCTTCCGGGAGGCATTACCCGGGGTCGCCGAGAAGATCGGGATGGAGGAATGGATTCGCGGTACGGGGATCCCTGCCAATGCCCCGACTTTCCATTCTCCCCAGCTCGAGGAGATCACCGCCCTGGCCGCCGGCTGGTCCGACGGTGATCGCCCCGATCCGCAGGTCGCTCGTCAATGGTCTGCGGAGCTGTGGCAGATCTACTTGCAGCGTCTTCCCCGGCCGATCTCCCATGAACAGTGCGAGTGGTTCGACCAGACCTTCTCCCTGACTGACAGCGGCAACTGCGAGATCCTCTGCCAGTGGCTGTTGATCGCCGCGGCTTCCGCCTGGGAGCCGGCCTATCCGAAGATCCGCTCCTTCCTGGGTTCCGTGGGCCGGATGAAGTACCTCAAGCCGCTCTACACCACCCTGCACAAGGGCGAGAAGACCCGGGCCATGGCTGCCGAACTCTTCGCGGCCTATGGAGACCGCTACCATCCCATCGCCCGTGGGGGGTTGGAGCTGATCCTCAAATCCTAG
- a CDS encoding CHAD domain-containing protein, which yields MHEEWEIKLSSRVPLDPEVVGGAVRQAGFEVDDQGVHEQVDDYLDTERLDLSRGRSGLRVRARDGRRTLTFKDAGRRKGDAICRLEWVGPWEREELPSSAADLPAAVRRHVEPLIYLRPLRGLARLKTRRHAMVVRHLLSGARAELVVDRVETELGSAGAASFAELEIEALEGDTRAWRDLAERLRGDFGLEGSPGNKLEQALVLAGRDVPPPRARIPLVASMPLREAAREIFRRHFYRLQQEEPGTRLAEDIEALHDMRVASRRLRAAFRLLSGAFSAGQLDGFNRLMSRTGQVLGHARDLDVFLEALPGLRARVPEALVEDLAPFETLVTRHRLREQERILAWLSSASRLRACERFESFLERPPARARGLAMEVGQVAPGLVLSAARRVYRRGGKIGRKAPPDKLHRLRIAMKKMRYAMEDFSDLYGKRLGGFIRSCRDLQDVLGAFNDADVTLQWVGDFIERRGSRLPRRTLLAVGSLMGVLAARREEARDDFRAAWRRFDKDSVRRELNSALLSDL from the coding sequence GTGCACGAGGAGTGGGAAATCAAGCTCTCATCTCGAGTTCCGCTCGATCCCGAGGTCGTTGGGGGGGCGGTTCGCCAGGCCGGCTTCGAGGTGGACGACCAGGGAGTCCACGAGCAGGTGGATGACTACCTCGACACCGAACGCCTCGATCTTTCCCGGGGGAGAAGCGGGCTGCGGGTACGGGCCAGGGACGGCCGGCGCACGCTGACATTCAAGGATGCCGGCCGACGGAAGGGGGATGCGATCTGTCGCCTCGAGTGGGTTGGGCCGTGGGAGCGTGAGGAACTGCCGAGTTCCGCCGCGGACCTCCCCGCCGCGGTGCGGCGTCACGTCGAGCCGCTGATCTACCTGCGGCCCCTGCGCGGGCTTGCACGGCTCAAGACGCGGCGCCACGCCATGGTGGTTCGCCACCTGCTGTCGGGGGCCCGCGCAGAACTCGTCGTCGACCGCGTCGAGACGGAACTGGGATCGGCGGGGGCGGCTTCCTTCGCAGAACTCGAGATCGAGGCCCTCGAGGGAGATACCCGGGCTTGGCGCGATCTGGCCGAGCGCCTGCGCGGCGACTTCGGGTTGGAGGGCTCCCCCGGCAACAAGCTCGAACAGGCGCTGGTTCTGGCCGGTCGGGACGTGCCGCCTCCCCGGGCCAGGATTCCCCTGGTGGCCTCGATGCCCCTGAGGGAGGCTGCCCGGGAGATTTTCCGGCGTCACTTCTACCGGCTGCAGCAGGAGGAACCGGGAACCCGCCTGGCGGAGGACATCGAAGCCCTGCATGACATGCGCGTCGCGTCCCGTCGGTTGCGTGCGGCGTTTCGTCTGCTCTCCGGGGCCTTTTCGGCCGGGCAGCTCGATGGATTCAACCGTCTGATGAGCCGGACGGGCCAGGTTTTGGGCCACGCCCGTGATCTCGATGTGTTCCTCGAGGCTCTCCCCGGCCTGCGTGCCCGTGTTCCCGAGGCGCTGGTCGAAGACCTGGCGCCATTCGAGACGCTGGTCACCCGGCACCGCCTCCGGGAGCAGGAACGGATTCTGGCCTGGCTGAGCAGCGCTTCACGGCTGCGGGCCTGTGAGCGATTCGAATCCTTTCTCGAACGTCCTCCTGCCCGGGCCCGCGGACTGGCCATGGAAGTGGGACAGGTCGCGCCGGGGCTGGTGCTCAGCGCCGCGCGGAGGGTGTATCGACGCGGCGGCAAGATCGGCCGCAAGGCTCCACCCGACAAACTCCACCGCTTGCGTATCGCCATGAAGAAGATGCGCTATGCCATGGAGGACTTTTCCGATCTCTACGGCAAGCGGCTCGGAGGCTTCATCCGCTCCTGCCGCGATCTCCAGGACGTGCTCGGTGCCTTCAACGATGCCGATGTCACACTCCAGTGGGTCGGCGACTTCATCGAGAGGAGAGGAAGCCGGCTCCCGCGCCGCACGCTACTGGCGGTCGGCAGCCTGATGGGTGTCCTGGCCGCGCGGCGGGAAGAGGCGCGCGACGATTTTCGGGCCGCCTGGAGACGATTCGACAAGGACTCAGTACGGCGGGAGCTCAACAGCGCCCTGCTATCCGATCTTTGA